From the Dama dama isolate Ldn47 chromosome 24, ASM3311817v1, whole genome shotgun sequence genome, one window contains:
- the LRRN1 gene encoding leucine-rich repeat neuronal protein 1, producing MARMSFVLAAYQVVLSLLMTSLTGSPLQSSECPQLCVCEIRPWFTPQSTYREATTVDCNDLRLTRIPSNLSSDTQVLLLQSNNIAKTVDELQQLFNLTELDFSQNNFTNIKEVGLANLTQLTTLHLEENQITEMNDYCLQDLSNLQELYINHNQISTISANAFSGLKNLLRLHLNSNKLKVIDSRWFDSTPNLEILMIGENPVIGILDMNFKPLSNLRSLVLAGMYLTDIPGNALVGLDSLESLSFYDNKLVKVPQLALQKVPNLKFLDLNKNPIHKIQEGDFKNMLRLKELGINNMGELVSVDRYALDNLPELTKLEATNNPKLSYIHRLAFRSVPALESLMLNNNALNAVYQKTVESLPNLREISIHSNPLRCDCVIHWINSNKTNIRFMEPLSMFCAMPPEYRGQQVKEVLIQDSSEQCLPMISHDTFPNHLNMDIGTTVFLDCRAMAEPEPEIYWVTPLGDKITVETLSDKYKLSSEGTLEISKIQIEDSGRYTCVAQNVEGADTRVVMIKVNGTLLDGTQVLKIYVKQTESHSILVSWKVNSNVMTSNLKWSSATMKIDNPHITYTARVPVDVHEYNLTHLQPSTDYEVCLTVSNIHQQTQKSCVNVTTKNAAFALDISDQETSTALAAVMGSMFAVISLASIAVYIAKRFKRKNYHHSLKKYMQKTSSIPLNELYPPLINLWEGDSEKDKDVIADSKPTQVDTSRSYYMW from the coding sequence ATGGCTAGGATGAGCTTTGTTTTAGCAGCTTACCAGGTGGTGCTGAGCTTGCTCATGACTTCATTAACTGGGTCTCCCCTGCAAAGTAGTGAGTGTCCAcaactttgtgtgtgtgaaattagGCCCTGGTTTACCCCTCAGTCAACGTACAGAGAAGCCACCACTGTTGACTGTAATGATCTCCGCTTAACAAGGATCCCCAGCAACCTTTCCAGTGACACTCAGGTGCTTCTCTTACAGAGCAATAACATCGCCAAGACTGTGGACGAGCTACAGCAGCTTTTCAACCTGACGGAGCTAGATTTCTCCCAAAACAACTTTACAAACATTAAGGAAGTTGGGCTGGCAAACCTGACCCAGCTCACCACTCTACATCTGGAGGAAAATCAGATTACGGAAATGAATGATTATTGTCTACAAGACCTCAGCAACCTTCAAGAACTCTACATCAACCATAACCAGATTAGCACTATTTCTGCTAATGCTTTTTCAggcttaaaaaatcttttaaggcTCCACCTGAACTCCAACAAATTGAAAGTGATCGATAGCCGCTGGTTTGATTCCACACCCAACCTGGAAATTCTCATGATTGGGGAAAACCCCGTGATTGGAATTCTGGATATGAACTTCAAACCTCTCTCAAATTTGAGAAGCTTAGTTTTGGCCGGAATGTATCTCACTGATATTCCTGGAAACGCCTTGGTGGGCTTGGATAGCCTCGAGAGTCTGTCGTTTTATGATAACAAACTGGTCAAAGTCCCTCAACTTGCCCTGCAAAAAGTTCCTAACTTGAAATTCTTAGACCTCAACAAAAACCCCATCCACAAAATCCAGGAAGGGGACTTCAAAAATATGCTTCGGTTAAAAGAACTGGGGATCAACAATATGGGGGAGCTCGTTTCTGTGGATCGCTATGCCCTGGATAACTTGCCTGAACTCACAAAGTTAGAAGCTACCAATAACCCCAAATTATCTTACATCCACCGCTTGGCTTTTCGAAGTGTTCCTGCCCTAGAGAGCTTGATGTTGAACAACAATGCTCTGAATGCCGTTTATCAAAAGACGGTCGAGTCGCTTCCTAATCTGCGTGAGATCAGTATTCACAGCAATCCCCTGAGGTGTGACTGTGTCATCCACTGGATTAACTCCAACAAGACAAACATCCGCTTCATGGAGCCCTTGTCTATGTTCTGCGCCATGCCGCCTGAATACAGAGGGCAACAGGTAAAGGAAGTGTTAATCCAGGATTCCAGTGAGCAGTGCCTCCCAATGATATCTCATGACACATTTCCAAATCATTTAAACATGGACATCGGCACAACGGTTTTCCTAGACTGTCGGGCCATGGCTGAGCCGGAACCTGAAATATACTGGGTCACTCCCCTCGGGGATAAGATAACTGTGGAAACCCTTTCAGATAAATATAAGCTAAGTAGTGAAGGTACATTGGAAATATCTAAAATACAGATTGAAGACTCAGGAAGATACACTTGTGTTGCCCAGAATGTGGAAGGGGCAGACACTCGAGTGGTGATGATTAAGGTTAATGGAACCCTTCTGGATGGTACCCAGGTGCTGAAAATATATGTCAAGCAGACAGAATCTCATTCCATTTTAGTGTCCTGGAAAGTCAATTCCAATGTCATGACGTCAAACTTAAAATGGTCATCTGCCACCATGAAGATTGACAACCCCCACATAACATATACTGCCAGGGTCCCGGTAGATGTTCACGAATACAACCTAACACATCTGCAGCCTTCCACAGATTATGAAGTGTGTCTCACAGTGTCCAATATTCATCAGCAGACTCAAAAGTCATGTGTCAACGTCACAACCAAAAATGCTGCCTTCGCGCTGGACATTTCTGATCAAGAAACCAGTACAGCCCTTGCTGCAGTAATGGGGTCCATGTTTGCCGTCATTAGCCTTGCGTCCATTGCTGTGTATATTGCCAAAAGATTTAAGAGGAAAAACTACCATCATTCGTTAAAAAAGTATATGCAAAAAACCTCTTCCATCCCACTAAATGAGCTGTACCCACCGCTCATTAATCTCTGGGAAGGTGACAGCGAGAAAGACAAAGATGTTATTGCAGATTCCAAGCCAACCCAAGTTGACACATCCAGAAGCTATTACATGTGGTAA